One Lysinibacillus sp. OF-1 DNA segment encodes these proteins:
- a CDS encoding 2-keto-4-pentenoate hydratase encodes MVVNLIEWSNKLLEAERTRIGIEPITQSAKDISLKDAYSIQLEIVNRKLLNGHKITGKKIGLTSLAMQNLLNVDEPDYGHLLSNMEITEGKTERSSYLKPKVEGEIAFVLKSPLKGPNVTVKEVLEATDYIVASLEIVDSRIANWQIKLLDTIADNASSAKYVLGQVKREVFNVDLPAIEMQLYKNGAFMNEGKGEDVLGNPASCVAWLVNRLADFDIGVEAGEVILSGALSAALDAEQGDKFTADFGELLGTVELEFV; translated from the coding sequence ATGGTAGTGAATCTAATTGAATGGTCTAACAAATTATTAGAAGCAGAAAGAACACGCATTGGCATTGAGCCGATTACTCAATCAGCTAAAGATATTTCATTGAAAGATGCTTACTCCATTCAACTTGAAATCGTTAATAGGAAGTTACTGAACGGCCATAAAATTACAGGTAAAAAAATTGGTTTGACATCTTTAGCAATGCAAAATCTATTAAACGTGGATGAACCAGATTATGGGCATCTTTTATCGAATATGGAAATTACAGAAGGAAAAACCGAGCGATCAAGTTATTTAAAGCCGAAAGTCGAAGGCGAAATTGCGTTTGTACTGAAGTCTCCTTTAAAGGGACCTAATGTCACTGTTAAGGAGGTACTTGAAGCAACAGATTATATTGTAGCTAGTCTTGAAATCGTAGATAGTCGCATTGCCAATTGGCAAATAAAATTGCTCGATACCATTGCAGATAATGCTTCCTCTGCAAAATACGTACTAGGTCAAGTGAAACGTGAGGTCTTCAATGTTGACTTACCAGCAATCGAAATGCAGCTTTATAAAAATGGAGCGTTTATGAATGAAGGAAAGGGAGAAGATGTTTTAGGCAATCCAGCAAGTTGTGTCGCTTGGCTTGTAAACCGTCTAGCAGATTTCGATATTGGTGTTGAAGCAGGAGAAGTTATATTATCAGGTGCTTTATCGGCAGCATTGGATGCTGAACAAGGTGATAAGTTCACAGCCGACTTCGGTGAACTATTAGGTACAGTCGAACTAGAGTTTGTGTAA
- a CDS encoding aldehyde dehydrogenase, which yields MQHATFKTKSINCRNFINGEFIDAIDGKVFENINPATEEVIGWVAEATREEVDAAVQSAKAALKGPWGKFTVKERSLLLRRIGDLILENVEELAALETIDTGKPYHLAIEMDIKRAAHNFHFFADYVTSLGNESYNQDNMALHYSVTRPVGVVAMINPWNLPLLLLTWKLAPCLAAGSTAVMKPAELTPMTATRLVELCQEAGIPDGVVNLVHGFGGNSAGAFLSEHPDVDAITFTGETKTGTTIMKAAAPTLKKVSFELGGKNPTIIFKDSDLDEVLATTLKSSFTNQGQVCLCGSRIYVERDIYKEFVEKFVARTKELKIGDPFDATTDIGSVVGKEHYEKVMGYIQIAREEGGNILTGGGRPATIDKGYYIEPTIITDLTDQDRCVREEIFGPVVTVLPFDTEDDVISRANDTNYGLGATIWTNDLRRAHRVAGQIESGIVWVNTWYLRDLRTPFGGMKHSGIGREGGAHSFEFYCEVSNVTIKL from the coding sequence ATGCAACATGCAACGTTTAAAACGAAAAGTATTAATTGTCGTAATTTCATAAACGGTGAATTCATTGACGCTATAGATGGGAAAGTGTTTGAAAATATAAATCCTGCTACAGAAGAAGTCATTGGATGGGTAGCAGAAGCGACTAGGGAAGAAGTCGATGCAGCAGTACAATCTGCAAAAGCTGCTTTGAAAGGACCGTGGGGAAAATTCACTGTCAAAGAGCGCTCTCTACTGTTACGACGTATTGGCGACCTCATTTTAGAAAATGTTGAAGAACTTGCTGCTTTAGAAACGATAGATACAGGCAAACCGTATCATTTAGCGATAGAAATGGATATTAAACGTGCAGCACATAATTTCCACTTCTTTGCGGATTACGTTACTTCACTTGGCAATGAATCTTATAACCAAGACAATATGGCACTTCATTATTCAGTGACACGACCAGTAGGTGTCGTGGCTATGATTAATCCTTGGAATTTACCATTACTACTTTTAACTTGGAAATTAGCCCCTTGCTTAGCAGCAGGTAGTACTGCTGTCATGAAACCGGCGGAGCTTACACCAATGACAGCTACTCGCTTGGTTGAATTATGTCAAGAAGCGGGGATACCAGATGGTGTTGTAAATTTAGTTCACGGTTTTGGTGGGAATTCAGCAGGTGCTTTTCTATCAGAACACCCTGATGTAGATGCTATTACATTTACAGGGGAAACTAAAACAGGCACTACTATTATGAAGGCTGCTGCCCCTACATTGAAAAAAGTTTCATTTGAATTAGGGGGCAAAAATCCTACTATTATTTTTAAAGATTCGGACCTAGATGAAGTTCTTGCAACAACGTTAAAATCAAGCTTTACAAACCAAGGGCAAGTGTGTCTCTGTGGTTCTCGTATATATGTAGAACGTGATATTTATAAAGAATTTGTGGAGAAATTTGTAGCTCGTACAAAAGAATTAAAAATTGGAGATCCATTTGATGCAACGACAGATATCGGCTCTGTCGTAGGGAAAGAGCATTATGAAAAAGTAATGGGTTACATTCAAATTGCCAGAGAAGAGGGTGGCAATATTCTTACAGGCGGTGGTCGCCCAGCTACTATCGATAAAGGCTACTATATTGAGCCAACAATTATTACCGATTTAACGGATCAGGACCGTTGTGTACGCGAAGAAATTTTTGGCCCAGTTGTTACAGTATTACCTTTTGATACAGAAGACGACGTGATTTCCCGTGCAAATGATACAAATTACGGCTTAGGTGCAACTATTTGGACAAATGATTTAAGACGTGCACATCGTGTTGCAGGTCAAATTGAGTCAGGCATCGTTTGGGTAAATACATGGTATTTAAGAGATCTTCGAACACCATTTGGTGGGATGAAACATAGCGGAATCGGGCGTGAAGGTGGCGCACACAGCTTTGAATTCTACTGCGAGGTCTCAAACGTAACAATTAAATTATAA
- a CDS encoding RidA family protein yields MVNQVKTPEERLQELGIELAEPREAVGNYVGCVRTGNLIFTSGQGVDQYHGKLGEDLTVNDGYAACRQSMINLLSVLKSELGDLSKVKRIVKILGMVNSTPDFTQQPKVMNGASDLLVDVFGERGKHARSAVGMAQLPNNTAIEIEMVVEISE; encoded by the coding sequence ATGGTAAATCAAGTGAAAACGCCTGAAGAACGCTTGCAAGAGCTTGGAATAGAACTTGCTGAGCCAAGGGAAGCAGTTGGAAATTACGTTGGTTGTGTACGAACAGGTAATTTAATTTTTACATCAGGTCAAGGTGTCGATCAGTATCATGGCAAATTAGGTGAAGATTTAACAGTAAATGATGGCTATGCAGCTTGTCGCCAATCGATGATTAACCTGTTATCTGTATTGAAATCTGAATTAGGTGATTTATCGAAGGTGAAGCGTATTGTAAAAATTTTAGGAATGGTCAATTCTACGCCTGATTTTACACAACAGCCAAAAGTTATGAATGGTGCATCAGATTTATTAGTGGATGTTTTTGGAGAACGAGGAAAACATGCCCGTTCAGCAGTTGGGATGGCCCAACTTCCTAATAATACAGCCATTGAAATAGAAATGGTTGTTGAAATTTCAGAATAA
- a CDS encoding amidohydrolase family protein — MAMRIDFHTHIYPRDLPNFASKYDNDKWPVLEQKCSCGADIMVSGEVFREVTNQVWDTKKRIEDMDHEGVDMQVISPVPVTFSYWAPIEQAVELAQFQNNFIADVVKAHPDRFIGLGTVPLQDAKAAVVELKRCKEIGLAGIEIGTNINGENLDSEYLLPFFEAAEQYEMPLFIHPWETLAQERTPRHNFLYTIGMPSETALAAASLVWSGVMEKCPNLKVCFAHGGGSFPYILPRLDQGWDVWPSLRRTKYPPSHYTKNFYFDSLVYESQNLHYLIERFGHEKIMMGSDYPFLLREINPGKIIDETLDLSEEVRKAILGENAMSFLNVERSRVLNGKSSENA, encoded by the coding sequence ATGGCAATGAGAATCGATTTTCATACACATATTTATCCGAGAGATTTACCGAATTTTGCTAGTAAGTATGATAATGATAAGTGGCCTGTCTTAGAGCAAAAATGTTCTTGTGGAGCGGATATTATGGTAAGTGGTGAAGTATTTAGGGAAGTGACCAATCAAGTGTGGGACACAAAAAAACGCATTGAGGATATGGATCATGAGGGTGTAGATATGCAGGTTATTTCACCCGTACCTGTCACATTTTCTTATTGGGCACCTATTGAACAAGCGGTAGAGCTTGCACAATTCCAAAATAACTTTATTGCAGATGTTGTTAAAGCACATCCAGATCGTTTTATCGGCCTAGGAACTGTACCGTTGCAAGATGCAAAAGCGGCTGTTGTGGAGTTAAAACGGTGCAAAGAAATAGGTCTAGCCGGAATTGAAATTGGCACTAATATCAATGGAGAAAATTTGGACAGCGAGTATTTACTGCCATTTTTTGAAGCGGCAGAACAATATGAAATGCCGCTCTTTATTCATCCTTGGGAAACCTTAGCACAAGAGAGAACACCAAGACATAACTTTTTATATACAATTGGCATGCCGAGTGAAACAGCTTTAGCGGCAGCGAGCTTGGTGTGGAGTGGTGTAATGGAAAAGTGTCCGAATTTAAAGGTTTGTTTTGCCCATGGTGGCGGATCATTCCCTTATATTCTTCCACGTCTAGACCAAGGTTGGGATGTTTGGCCAAGCCTTAGACGTACAAAATATCCTCCAAGCCACTACACGAAAAATTTTTACTTTGATTCATTAGTATATGAATCACAAAATCTACATTACTTAATTGAACGTTTTGGCCATGAGAAAATTATGATGGGATCAGACTATCCATTTTTACTAAGAGAAATTAACCCTGGAAAAATCATAGATGAAACCTTGGACTTATCAGAAGAAGTACGTAAAGCCATTCTAGGTGAAAACGCTATGTCATTTTTAAATGTAGAAAGGAGCAGGGTTCTAAATGGTAAATCAAGTGAAAACGCCTGA
- a CDS encoding 3-hydroxyanthranilate 3,4-dioxygenase, whose amino-acid sequence MSNSTQVSKLQARSQNIFKIIEENKHLLKPPVNNKVLWEDSEFLIMLLGGPNARREFHVDPSDELFYQIKGSCFVEVINDEGKREVIEVKEGEMFMLPANVPHSPHRVADTYGIVVERKRKEGELEDLVWLCSECDHELYRLRVQVTNIGKQISDGIDYFNASKDLRQCDSCGHVMPETVSEWQ is encoded by the coding sequence ATGTCCAATTCAACGCAAGTAAGTAAATTACAAGCCCGTTCTCAAAACATTTTTAAAATCATTGAGGAGAACAAGCATTTACTAAAACCGCCAGTGAATAATAAAGTGCTATGGGAAGACTCTGAGTTTTTAATTATGTTGCTTGGTGGTCCAAATGCTCGTCGTGAATTCCATGTTGACCCATCAGATGAACTATTCTATCAAATTAAAGGTTCTTGTTTTGTAGAGGTTATTAATGATGAAGGTAAACGTGAAGTAATTGAAGTGAAGGAAGGCGAAATGTTTATGCTACCAGCAAACGTCCCTCATTCACCACACCGCGTTGCAGACACATATGGAATTGTCGTGGAGAGAAAACGTAAAGAAGGCGAGTTAGAGGATTTAGTATGGCTATGCAGTGAATGTGACCATGAATTGTATCGTCTACGCGTACAAGTAACAAACATTGGGAAACAAATCTCAGATGGTATTGATTACTTCAACGCTTCTAAAGATTTACGTCAATGTGATAGTTGTGGACATGTAATGCCTGAGACTGTAAGTGAATGGCAATGA
- a CDS encoding IclR family transcriptional regulator yields the protein MISSVKKISRIIDLFLDGEPSLSNKEIAEKLNLPPSSVHHFLKTMCQESILLQGSDKRYRLGWKILEWSNKVMYYQEINFEAGPIISNLVARFKGTSHIGMFDNGEVRFVYKAMSPHADIVPTFVGMTRYPAYSTSIGKVLLTYNPAFMLPMLEKGMFKQTANTITSVDDLKKELEVVYKNGYAISDQENASNTYGVAAPIKTYNGQVVAALNLVGEKSYMNGKDKQAIVREVIRSAELISRQLGYMTINY from the coding sequence TTGATTTCATCGGTAAAAAAAATCTCACGCATTATCGATTTATTTTTGGATGGCGAACCATCTTTAAGTAATAAAGAAATCGCAGAAAAGCTAAATTTACCTCCGAGTTCAGTCCATCATTTCTTAAAAACAATGTGTCAAGAAAGTATTCTCTTGCAAGGCAGTGATAAGCGTTACCGATTAGGCTGGAAAATTCTTGAGTGGAGTAACAAAGTTATGTATTACCAAGAAATTAATTTTGAAGCAGGCCCTATAATAAGTAATTTGGTTGCGCGTTTTAAAGGTACTTCACATATTGGGATGTTTGATAATGGGGAAGTTCGATTTGTATACAAGGCTATGTCTCCACATGCGGATATAGTACCAACATTTGTCGGTATGACTCGTTATCCTGCTTATTCAACAAGCATTGGGAAAGTATTATTAACGTATAATCCAGCATTTATGTTGCCGATGTTGGAAAAAGGCATGTTTAAGCAAACTGCCAATACTATCACCTCTGTAGATGATTTGAAAAAGGAGCTTGAAGTAGTTTATAAAAACGGCTATGCCATTAGCGATCAGGAAAATGCGTCCAATACTTATGGGGTTGCAGCACCTATTAAAACCTATAATGGTCAAGTTGTAGCAGCCCTTAACTTAGTAGGTGAAAAAAGTTATATGAACGGTAAGGATAAACAGGCAATTGTTCGTGAGGTAATTCGTTCAGCAGAACTAATTTCGAGACAACTAGGCTATATGACAATAAATTATTAA
- a CDS encoding 4-hydroxyphenylacetate 3-hydroxylase family protein, giving the protein MGIRTGQQFMDALKSRNPEVWLNGRLVESVYDEPYFQQPIKEIAKLYDLQHDPKYQEDLTHVCDETGERVATSFLFAKSYEDIMKRSKAFEVVARQTFGLMGRTPDFLNTVVTSLAQNSWFLAKYNQDWAKNIEAYYRYIRDNDVFLTHAIVNPQNDRSKASHEQTDKFTHLGVVEERPDGLVVRGAKMLATLAAFTDEVIIYSYPGFVPGDERYALAFAVPIDVKGLKIICREPVQDGTRSTFDHPLASRYEEMDALLIFEDVLVPWDRVFLYNNVEAANLLYPMTGIAEQPAHQSGVRGYIKLAFAVEVACKVADSIGVDQYLNVQRDLGELVQYVEVIRALIRTAEHEFTVTEHGEARLNPDALETIRGMMPEIYPRAIEVMQTIGAGGLLMMPTEADFLNPELRPSIDRHYGGREGVDAELRMKIFKLAWDLCGEGFGMRALQYERYYTGDPIRKRAIYYNKFKKRYSFDLVESILAKEDVGEKQTV; this is encoded by the coding sequence ATGGGAATTAGAACAGGGCAACAATTTATGGATGCATTAAAGTCAAGAAACCCAGAAGTATGGCTAAATGGTCGTTTAGTAGAGAGTGTTTACGATGAACCCTATTTTCAACAACCAATTAAAGAAATTGCAAAGTTATATGATTTACAACATGATCCAAAATATCAAGAAGATTTAACGCATGTATGTGATGAAACAGGGGAGCGTGTAGCCACTTCATTCCTTTTTGCAAAATCCTACGAAGATATTATGAAACGTAGTAAAGCTTTTGAAGTAGTAGCTCGCCAAACTTTTGGCTTGATGGGGAGAACACCAGATTTTTTAAATACAGTGGTAACTTCTTTAGCACAAAATTCTTGGTTCTTGGCGAAATACAACCAAGATTGGGCTAAGAACATTGAAGCTTATTATCGCTATATACGAGATAATGATGTGTTCTTAACTCATGCCATTGTGAATCCACAAAATGACCGAAGTAAAGCATCACATGAACAGACAGATAAGTTTACGCACTTAGGTGTAGTAGAAGAACGTCCTGATGGATTAGTTGTCCGCGGAGCAAAAATGCTAGCAACATTAGCGGCGTTTACGGATGAAGTCATTATCTATTCATACCCAGGATTTGTACCAGGAGACGAGCGTTATGCATTAGCTTTTGCTGTACCGATTGATGTGAAAGGGTTAAAAATTATTTGTCGTGAACCCGTTCAAGATGGTACACGTTCAACATTCGATCATCCACTGGCTTCCCGCTATGAGGAAATGGATGCACTACTCATTTTTGAAGATGTATTAGTACCATGGGATCGTGTGTTTTTATATAACAACGTTGAGGCTGCGAACTTGCTGTATCCAATGACAGGTATTGCTGAACAGCCCGCACATCAGTCAGGGGTTAGAGGATACATTAAACTGGCATTTGCTGTAGAGGTAGCTTGTAAGGTTGCTGATTCGATTGGTGTAGATCAATATTTAAATGTGCAACGTGATCTCGGCGAATTAGTGCAATATGTAGAAGTCATTCGTGCATTGATTCGAACAGCGGAGCATGAATTTACGGTAACAGAGCATGGTGAAGCGCGATTAAATCCAGATGCTTTAGAGACCATTCGCGGCATGATGCCAGAAATATATCCGAGAGCCATTGAAGTCATGCAAACAATTGGGGCAGGCGGTTTGCTAATGATGCCAACTGAAGCTGATTTCTTAAATCCAGAGCTTCGTCCAAGCATTGATCGTCATTATGGTGGACGAGAAGGTGTAGATGCAGAACTAAGAATGAAAATCTTTAAGCTAGCCTGGGATTTATGTGGTGAAGGGTTTGGTATGAGAGCGCTTCAATACGAACGCTATTATACAGGAGATCCAATACGGAAACGTGCTATTTACTACAATAAATTTAAGAAACGGTACTCCTTTGATTTAGTTGAATCCATTCTTGCGAAAGAAGATGTAGGCGAGAAACAAACAGTATAA
- a CDS encoding flavin reductase family protein — protein MDTKLLRQTFGKFPTGVTVVTWFDGVGINGITVNSFTSVSLEPALALVSIDKKANALSQMKNNAFTINILSDQQESIAWQFAGRKQEGLEITWIKDGIAPKIEDVCAFIECKPWKEVDAGDHVLFIGEILNFGRTNSEALTFFEGKMGSTKQFIQQ, from the coding sequence ATGGATACAAAATTACTTAGACAAACATTTGGAAAATTTCCTACAGGTGTGACGGTCGTTACTTGGTTTGATGGTGTGGGGATTAATGGGATTACAGTGAACTCATTTACTTCAGTTTCGTTAGAGCCTGCTCTAGCACTAGTATCTATTGATAAAAAAGCAAATGCGTTATCTCAAATGAAAAACAATGCATTTACAATTAATATTTTATCAGATCAACAGGAGTCTATAGCATGGCAGTTTGCAGGACGTAAGCAAGAAGGGCTTGAAATTACATGGATTAAAGATGGTATAGCTCCAAAAATTGAAGATGTTTGTGCTTTTATCGAATGTAAGCCATGGAAAGAAGTGGATGCGGGAGACCATGTTTTATTTATAGGAGAAATCCTTAATTTTGGACGCACTAATAGTGAAGCGCTTACATTTTTTGAAGGCAAGATGGGCTCGACAAAACAGTTCATACAACAATAG
- a CDS encoding alkaline phosphatase, which yields MKYAKKWTSLFLASAVTLSAVSIPQQEVEAAEVKKPTNVIMLVMDGSSNNAVTLSRWYKGEGLAMDEILSGAMRTYSAESAITDSAPAATALATGHKSNDKYVGVLPSVINSPGLAQISQQDAFRPVANVLEGAKQKGKATGLISTSEIQHATPAGFSAHVNNRSQYGDIAEQQVYQNIDVVLGGGLESLSPGTTKNARQDGEDLIQVLKEKNYDLVQTRDELFKSQSSKIWGSFAPSALAYDLDRAKTRASEPTLAEMTNKAINTLKKDEDGFFLFVEGSKVDWAAHANDTIGIISDILSFDDAVKEAVNFAKEDGNTLVIAVTDHGNSGITMGNANTTNTYSSIPVSAYIDPLKKASMTVEGALSQLKEDRSNLKEVAALYGLDQLTKTELTKLKLSKDLGSEMVKMLANRANIGYTTGGHTGEDVFLYSFGPSKLTGLVENTDLAHTMAQFMGFDLNTLTNDLYVPATKAFTEKGFTTKIDLSDKENPTFIAQKADVMVKIPVNKNTMLYEQTSTNTVKTHTFDTINIYNGSEFYVSKKVLNAVK from the coding sequence ATGAAATACGCAAAAAAATGGACTTCATTGTTTTTAGCAAGTGCTGTAACGTTATCCGCAGTTAGTATCCCACAACAAGAGGTAGAAGCAGCCGAAGTAAAGAAACCGACAAATGTCATTATGCTTGTAATGGATGGGAGCAGTAATAATGCGGTTACCCTTTCTCGTTGGTATAAGGGTGAGGGCTTAGCAATGGATGAGATTTTATCTGGTGCTATGCGCACGTATTCTGCTGAATCAGCCATTACAGATTCTGCGCCTGCTGCTACGGCTTTAGCAACTGGTCATAAATCGAATGATAAATATGTAGGCGTTTTACCATCCGTGATTAATTCCCCTGGTTTAGCACAAATTTCTCAACAAGATGCCTTCCGACCTGTAGCCAATGTGCTAGAAGGAGCTAAACAAAAGGGCAAGGCGACTGGACTGATTTCTACTTCTGAAATTCAACATGCAACGCCAGCTGGTTTTTCAGCGCATGTTAACAATAGAAGTCAATATGGTGATATTGCTGAACAGCAAGTTTACCAAAATATTGACGTCGTTTTAGGTGGTGGCTTAGAGTCGCTGTCACCAGGAACTACAAAAAATGCCCGTCAAGATGGCGAGGATTTAATCCAGGTTCTGAAAGAAAAAAATTATGATTTAGTTCAAACACGTGATGAACTATTCAAAAGTCAGTCTTCAAAAATTTGGGGAAGCTTTGCACCAAGTGCACTTGCCTATGATTTAGATCGCGCTAAAACAAGAGCATCCGAGCCTACGCTTGCTGAAATGACGAACAAGGCAATCAATACGCTAAAAAAGGATGAGGACGGCTTCTTCCTCTTTGTTGAAGGTAGCAAGGTCGACTGGGCAGCACATGCCAACGATACAATCGGTATCATTAGCGATATTTTATCGTTTGATGATGCTGTAAAAGAAGCGGTTAATTTTGCGAAGGAAGATGGCAATACATTAGTTATTGCCGTAACAGACCATGGAAATAGCGGGATTACGATGGGGAATGCCAACACGACTAATACCTACTCCAGTATTCCAGTCTCTGCTTACATTGATCCGTTGAAAAAAGCGTCCATGACCGTTGAGGGAGCATTAAGTCAATTAAAAGAAGACCGTTCTAATTTAAAAGAAGTGGCTGCCCTTTATGGCTTAGATCAATTAACAAAGACTGAATTGACTAAACTAAAACTTTCTAAAGACTTAGGCAGTGAGATGGTCAAAATGCTGGCAAATCGTGCGAACATTGGCTATACGACAGGTGGTCATACCGGTGAGGATGTGTTTTTATATTCATTCGGTCCATCTAAGCTGACAGGACTAGTAGAAAACACTGATTTAGCTCATACAATGGCGCAATTCATGGGCTTTGACTTAAATACACTTACAAATGATTTATATGTGCCAGCAACAAAGGCATTTACGGAAAAAGGCTTTACAACAAAAATTGACTTATCCGATAAAGAAAACCCAACATTTATTGCACAAAAGGCAGATGTGATGGTGAAAATCCCAGTCAATAAAAACACAATGCTGTATGAGCAAACTTCAACAAACACTGTAAAGACCCATACATTTGACACAATAAATATCTATAATGGCTCTGAATTTTATGTATCAAAAAAAGTTTTGAATGCCGTGAAATAA
- a CDS encoding teichoic acid D-Ala incorporation-associated protein DltX produces the protein MQSIKNNEPLRFIALTLFYLIVLVLLFLIHGFHDMNAGPFIYTEF, from the coding sequence ATGCAATCCATCAAAAATAACGAGCCTTTGCGCTTTATTGCCTTGACGCTATTTTATTTGATCGTTTTGGTACTGCTGTTTCTTATACATGGTTTCCATGATATGAACGCTGGACCATTTATATATACGGAATTTTAA
- the dltA gene encoding D-alanine--poly(phosphoribitol) ligase subunit DltA: MLSILAAIERVALQQPQKTAYQTHHASLTYGELWHLSDNVADYLMKLNLRRQQPIVVYGHMSPLQIVAFLGAVKAGHSYVPVDSSTPIERLQLILEASGAGLLLTTEPLHMLTNIPVMAVSDVLASSSKDVTLSSATWVQNEEIHYIIYTSGSTGQPKGVQITASNLAHFVSWMHENFPLQDDGVFLNQAPYSFDLSVMDLYPALVGGHTLYAITQQEIANPKALFDSLATSNTRVWTSTPSFAKMCLMNKEWNQQLIPTLDTFLFCGEVLPIAVCKELMSRFPQATIYNLYGPTETTVAVSYVEVSKALVERFEQLPIAPITEPNVALLEDGEIVISGPTVSAGYLGAPDLTAKVFSTVAEQRIYLTGDLGYEQDGYLFFSGRKDFQVKLHGYRLEIEEIEKQISNLPPVSSCVVVPIYKEKEIISLSAHVVLREPLTDSPFKMTKQLKTLLSEYLPAYMVPKTFKYMDALPLNPNGKVDRKGLAVMETV, from the coding sequence ATGTTAAGTATTTTAGCAGCTATTGAACGCGTGGCCCTCCAGCAGCCACAAAAAACTGCTTATCAAACGCACCATGCTTCCTTAACATACGGTGAGCTTTGGCACTTATCGGATAATGTAGCTGATTATCTGATGAAGCTTAACTTGCGGAGACAACAACCTATTGTCGTTTATGGACATATGTCCCCTCTACAAATTGTCGCCTTTTTAGGTGCTGTAAAAGCTGGTCACTCATACGTACCTGTTGACTCTTCAACGCCAATAGAAAGATTACAGCTTATTTTAGAAGCATCTGGAGCAGGTTTATTATTGACAACAGAGCCATTACACATGCTCACGAATATCCCTGTTATGGCGGTGAGTGATGTCTTAGCGAGTTCCTCAAAGGACGTTACCCTATCATCAGCGACATGGGTGCAAAACGAGGAAATCCATTATATTATTTACACTTCTGGTTCAACTGGTCAACCAAAAGGTGTCCAAATAACAGCTAGTAATTTAGCACATTTTGTCTCTTGGATGCACGAAAACTTCCCTTTACAGGACGACGGTGTATTTTTAAATCAAGCGCCTTATTCCTTTGATTTATCTGTCATGGATCTGTACCCGGCTCTTGTTGGAGGTCACACACTTTACGCGATTACACAGCAAGAAATCGCCAATCCTAAAGCATTATTTGATTCTTTAGCTACGTCGAATACTCGTGTTTGGACTTCTACACCTTCCTTCGCCAAGATGTGTTTAATGAACAAAGAGTGGAACCAGCAGCTCATACCGACATTAGATACTTTTTTATTTTGCGGCGAGGTTTTACCAATAGCGGTATGTAAAGAGTTAATGTCACGCTTTCCACAGGCTACCATTTATAATTTATACGGTCCTACGGAAACAACGGTCGCGGTATCCTATGTAGAGGTGTCTAAAGCATTAGTGGAACGCTTTGAACAATTACCGATTGCCCCTATAACGGAGCCGAACGTCGCTTTATTAGAAGATGGTGAAATTGTTATTTCAGGCCCAACTGTCAGTGCAGGGTACTTGGGAGCGCCTGATTTAACAGCGAAGGTTTTTTCAACAGTAGCTGAACAACGCATCTATCTAACAGGTGATTTAGGCTATGAGCAGGATGGTTATTTATTCTTTTCTGGGCGCAAGGATTTCCAGGTTAAACTACATGGTTATCGTTTGGAAATTGAGGAAATTGAAAAACAAATTAGCAACCTACCACCCGTTTCAAGCTGTGTTGTTGTACCGATTTATAAAGAAAAGGAGATCATCTCGCTTAGTGCACATGTTGTTTTGCGCGAGCCATTAACAGACTCTCCCTTCAAAATGACAAAGCAGTTAAAAACACTTCTATCAGAGTATTTGCCTGCTTATATGGTACCAAAAACGTTTAAATATATGGACGCTTTACCATTAAATCCGAACGGTAAGGTTGATCGTAAAGGATTGGCGGTTATGGAAACAGTATGA